ATActgattaaaatttaaaaaaaaacacttgaGGAGACATGTAAAATTAAgatgaacaaaattttaaaaatttatgatggAGCATCTGTACCAGTACAAGAAATAAAATCCAGAAGACTTCATTGGATAAGCCACATTAAAAGACTCCAATTAATAGGGCAATAAGATTTGGACAGGAAGAGCTCCAACCCGCAAAAGATCACTTGGATGATTTAACTTTGATGCTAACATATTATAGATAAATCTATGGACATTGAGAATTGGATGAAAGTTGAGAGAGATTGGTCACGATCCACCCAAGGTTctaaaaaatttgaggttatcgCTCTCCAGAGCCTAGAAACATCTTTTTCTAAATGTGATGTTTCTAAGTACAGAATGCGATCCTGCATTTTTGAAATGgctgtgaaaaataaatagcaTAGACGAAACGTAAGTGTAATTAatcaacatttaaaaataacatcataaTTATCATATATATGCGATTTCTGAACTTGTCCATCACGTCATGAAGCATGCGCTGAGAGATTCTCAGGATCTCCAAATGGATTATTTCCTTGAGTCCTTCAACTGTACGAGGTCATTTTTTGTACACTTTACTTTTCAGGAATCTCCACCAGAAAAATCCCATGGTGTGAGATCGGGTGAAAGTGAGGCCAAGAAATCGCTTCGTTTCAAGATATCACACGATTTAAGAAAatctcataaaaaatattcaagatgTCACGAGCTATGTAGATTGAGGCTCCGTTTTGTTGGAATAAGGTTTGATCATTCACTGTATGTTAAAGAAATTGAGGAGTTAAGACttctttctttcattttcatataaaaaatgttacctTGGGCGAGAACAGAGGTTGTTGATGAAGAttagtataattttgttacttttaacTTGCCTATGAATAAATCTGATTGTGAGGAGTATGCACACGGATGCCCTTCAGTACAGAGAGCAAAATTCAAACTCAACACCTTGCAACCAAATCTAGAACGTCATTTGCTAAGAAAAAATCTATAACTGCCTTTTTTCTAAgtaatgtaaaatattatatGCTAATTTCTAATAATCTAAGTATGTAAAATGTATGTAAATTTTCACGTTCCAACCACACCCCCAGTCCAAAAGTGACAGATTAGTGAGGTTCTACtggatattatttacaaaaagtgAGCAAAAGAATAAATTATATGTTGAGCAAATGTAGTCAGCCTCTGtacaaaccaattttttctCCAGTTAAATTGAGTTACAAAACATGATAAAATAGTGCTGAGTCTTTGGATAACAATTTACTTGATCTGTGTATTTGCATTTCAgtgttacaattatttcaaaacagtTTGGAAGTATGTTGAAACCAACATAATGTTTGCTAGGATGGTATAAAAGAGAGAAAACTAAAAGTCAAAATCGCATAtaataagcaagaaaaataGTATCTCAAATGgaaataaaactagaagaaagtttattatattagaaaatgttaGCAACAAATATTGGGTATAAATagctaatttaattttaatgatgTTATATTTAGAGGTggttaaatgtttttaatttaatgtaaataaaagcAAAACCTAAATGAATCTGTAGCAAAGTTgtgtaatttaaaataatatacttacaTCTTTCAGTTCTTTGATAAGTTTGTCCATTTCAATAATTCCATCTTTCCAACCTCTTTGTAAAATTTGTAGTTTACTAGAAGCCAATTGGAATGGATTTCTTCCATGTAAATCTAAACAACTAACATCCGCATTAGCGTTTATCAACATTGTTACAATTGCCAAATTATGAACACAAGCTGCCAAATGTAGTGGAGTGTTTTGAATAATATCTCTTTTATTCGGATCCGCTCCATATTTTAGTAGGATTTCTACGATATCTGCATAACCCCTACTGACCGCCACATGTAGGGCACTCCGTTTTTCCGAATCTGCACTATTCGGACTCACCCCCTGTTCTAAGAGTGTTTTAAccgtttcaaaattatttacgttAACAGCGTGTATCAACTTTAATTCTAAAATGGGAGCTAGCAGATCTTTTAGTTTTCTGAATCTTTCTCGGGATAATGGATGTCTatattttgctttgaaattgatttttaagtGTTTTCGAGGTTTCATTCTAGCATCATCTCTAATTTCGCTATCACTATGAGacattttaatttgtttctacacaaaaataaacttgaaaataaaaactttcactATTGACATAAATATCATCGAACACAGAATAACTACAAGCATAGATTAGCCATTATAAATTGTACACCTTTGACGCTAATGACATCTATAAACAAGCTACTCTACTAGGTTTATTAGCTTTGTTTACGGGTCTGTTTTCAAAACAGTTCGCGGATTAGTCATAGATCATCTACATTGTAGTTTGTGCACACTACTATGAGCCTGAATTAGTTATTAACTGATTCGGAATCGATTCTATTAGTGACCTGCCAACAAAGCTATTTTATTGTAAGACGGTAAAACGTATAGACAACTAAGCATACAATGATTTGATATATTCttaaattctaatatttttttaatatttggctTAGCGCCATTTCCTTAACTGGAGTTA
This genomic interval from Diorhabda sublineata isolate icDioSubl1.1 chromosome 7, icDioSubl1.1, whole genome shotgun sequence contains the following:
- the LOC130446464 gene encoding ankyrin repeat domain-containing protein 54-like, whose product is MSHSDSEIRDDARMKPRKHLKINFKAKYRHPLSRERFRKLKDLLAPILELKLIHAVNVNNFETVKTLLEQGVSPNSADSEKRSALHVAVSRGYADIVEILLKYGADPNKRDIIQNTPLHLAACVHNLAIVTMLINANADVSCLDLHGRNPFQLASSKLQILQRGWKDGIIEMDKLIKELKDVVDLLMSMLMRDMTKQMERINHSDVDDLQMIKLSLNSDSLEDIDEQMSRLLTGIEKFKLT